From Calothrix sp. PCC 6303, a single genomic window includes:
- a CDS encoding ATP-binding protein: MNRLSRIFPKVDPFSLQTRLTIGVATFSALGLASLASWTSWKMQEILIDSHKENIKQIALRLPRDIEIYNDMLPVEIALQKAIDNRSDSNILLWVKSVDAKIIAKSTNFNLVSPSHVTELTSLSKMPITAEVNLINGRYFILYGEELKLKGRYLGKLSIVKDITNDQTMFIAMVKSLTVASILVIIIISLIIAIYIQRSLQPLRHISQMTAAIKPENLAETKVDLSNAPSEVKDLAKTVNMMLSRLSQAWEKERQFTSNISHELRTPLTIIYGYLQSMLRRKQNLTEIQLEVLETAASETENTIHILEELLDLARADSGYLRFNLGTYRINDLVNEAVEMAVKNSSRQIEIEVESDPIMVKVDHQYFIQVLLNLIDNGVKYSDPDTKITIKLKRSENKGIIQVCDRGHGITLQHQSRIFDRFYRIDEARTRSAGSTGLGLSIVKTLVEGMGGNVTVSSQVGEGSVFTVSLPRLPDNTSDN, translated from the coding sequence GTGAATCGATTAAGCAGAATTTTTCCTAAAGTTGACCCTTTTTCTTTACAGACACGCTTAACAATCGGTGTTGCCACATTTTCTGCTTTAGGATTAGCAAGTCTGGCTAGTTGGACTAGTTGGAAAATGCAAGAAATTTTAATCGATAGTCACAAAGAAAATATCAAACAGATTGCCTTACGTTTGCCGCGAGACATAGAAATCTATAATGATATGCTACCGGTAGAAATTGCATTACAAAAAGCAATTGATAATAGAAGTGATAGCAATATATTATTATGGGTAAAAAGTGTAGATGCTAAAATTATAGCTAAATCTACTAACTTTAATCTGGTATCTCCTTCCCATGTTACTGAATTAACTTCTTTGAGTAAAATGCCTATTACGGCAGAAGTTAACTTGATTAACGGTCGTTACTTTATTTTGTATGGTGAAGAATTAAAGCTAAAAGGAAGATATTTAGGAAAACTCTCTATCGTCAAAGATATTACCAACGATCAAACTATGTTTATCGCAATGGTAAAAAGTTTAACTGTTGCCAGCATTTTGGTAATTATTATAATTTCGCTCATAATAGCAATTTATATCCAGCGTTCTCTGCAACCTTTACGACACATCAGTCAAATGACGGCAGCAATTAAACCAGAAAACTTAGCTGAAACGAAAGTAGACTTAAGTAATGCACCTAGCGAAGTCAAAGATCTAGCTAAAACTGTTAATATGATGCTATCCCGGTTATCCCAAGCTTGGGAGAAAGAAAGACAATTTACCAGTAATATTTCCCATGAATTACGTACTCCATTAACTATTATTTATGGATATTTACAAAGTATGTTGAGAAGAAAGCAAAATCTGACAGAAATTCAATTAGAAGTTCTAGAAACGGCTGCATCTGAGACAGAAAATACTATCCATATATTAGAAGAATTATTAGATTTAGCTCGTGCAGATAGCGGTTACTTACGATTTAATCTAGGAACCTATAGAATAAATGATCTAGTTAATGAAGCAGTAGAAATGGCAGTCAAAAATAGTTCTAGACAAATTGAAATAGAGGTGGAATCTGATCCAATTATGGTGAAAGTAGATCATCAGTATTTTATACAGGTTTTGCTGAACTTAATTGACAATGGGGTAAAGTACTCAGATCCTGATACAAAAATCACCATAAAATTAAAAAGATCGGAAAATAAAGGCATAATTCAAGTATGCGATCGCGGTCATGGAATAACCCTACAACACCAATCTCGAATTTTTGACAGATTTTACCGTATCGATGAAGCACGTACCCGTTCTGCGGGTAGTACTGGTTTAGGTTTATCGATTGTGAAGACCCTTGTAGAAGGGATGGGTGGTAATGTGACAGTAAGCTCTCAAGTCGGTGAAGGAAGTGTTTTCACAGTCAGTTTACCCCGTCTGCCAGATAATACAAGTGATAATTAG
- a CDS encoding GAF domain-containing sensor histidine kinase, translating into MIINDFYWQQKMRTLEVLSSLSHRTGELSGYLQEITFGVNELIGIDWSIVTICQQGFAKVLASSINLDQEIESYSVHGELSGTVIETGCSLIVENTKICQQYGQAPEGYQAYLGVPLRTSQNKVIGTICSFHKEPRNFCQQEVEIVELFAERAATAIDNYYLYQQQRQFNEILEAEVIRRTEELKVVQTKLIEQERLAAIGEFATGIVHEIRNPLTTMKMGLNYFNKQDLTETAKIRLSLALDEGARLERLLQEILLYAKPQNLQLSPINLHEFIADNMKSLENMPEAEGRLIKLISTQNAMGILADGDKIKQILINVVRNACEAVNIGDIVSLSLKNILDTNQVEISVHNFGEPISRDILSSLTQPFFSTKPSGTGLGLAIVKRIVEAHHGELTIKSNMNEGTIVTIKLPKLGG; encoded by the coding sequence ATGATTATTAATGACTTCTATTGGCAGCAAAAAATGCGGACATTAGAAGTTTTGTCGTCACTGAGTCATAGAACTGGTGAATTAAGCGGATATTTACAAGAAATAACCTTTGGTGTTAATGAATTAATTGGGATTGACTGGTCTATTGTCACTATTTGTCAGCAAGGATTTGCCAAAGTATTAGCCAGTAGTATCAATTTAGATCAAGAAATAGAAAGTTATTCTGTACATGGTGAATTATCAGGAACTGTAATCGAAACTGGTTGCAGTTTAATAGTTGAAAACACCAAAATCTGTCAACAATATGGTCAAGCTCCAGAAGGATATCAAGCATATTTAGGAGTACCTTTGCGTACTTCTCAAAATAAAGTAATCGGAACGATTTGTTCATTTCATAAAGAACCACGTAATTTTTGTCAGCAGGAAGTTGAAATTGTTGAATTATTTGCAGAACGTGCTGCAACTGCAATCGATAACTATTATCTTTATCAACAGCAACGCCAATTTAATGAAATATTAGAAGCTGAAGTTATACGAAGAACAGAAGAATTAAAAGTAGTTCAAACAAAACTGATTGAGCAAGAACGTCTTGCGGCAATTGGTGAGTTTGCCACTGGTATTGTTCATGAAATTCGTAATCCCCTAACAACGATGAAAATGGGATTGAACTATTTTAATAAACAAGATTTGACAGAAACGGCAAAAATACGACTATCTCTAGCATTAGATGAGGGTGCTAGGTTAGAAAGATTACTACAGGAAATATTACTTTATGCAAAACCACAAAACTTACAATTATCACCGATTAATCTTCATGAATTTATTGCTGATAATATGAAATCTCTGGAAAATATGCCGGAAGCAGAAGGAAGATTGATTAAGCTTATATCTACTCAAAATGCTATGGGTATATTGGCAGATGGGGATAAAATTAAACAAATACTAATTAATGTTGTTCGTAATGCTTGTGAGGCGGTAAATATTGGAGATATAGTTAGTTTATCTTTAAAAAATATCTTAGATACTAATCAAGTTGAAATTAGTGTGCATAACTTTGGTGAACCAATTTCTAGAGATATTTTATCTTCCCTTACTCAACCGTTTTTCTCAACAAAACCTTCCGGTACTGGATTGGGATTAGCTATAGTGAAACGTATTGTTGAGGCGCATCACGGAGAATTGACAATCAAGTCTAATATGAATGAAGGAACAATTGTGACTATAAAATTACCAAAATTGGGAGGTTGA
- a CDS encoding response regulator transcription factor: MAAYILLVEDEVKLARFIELELTSEGYEVRVANDGITGMTLARESPPDLAILDWMLPGLTGVELCRRLRATGSKIPIILLTAKDEVSDRVAGLDAGADDYVVKPFSIEELLARIRAHLRRVQEDNSDILQFEDLKLNRRTREVFRGERAIDLTAKEFDLLDYLMSYPRQVFSREQILEKVWGYDFVGDSNIIEVYIRYVRLKLEENGEKRLIQTVRGVGYALREN, encoded by the coding sequence ATGGCAGCATATATTCTTCTAGTAGAAGATGAAGTTAAATTGGCTCGATTTATCGAACTAGAATTAACTAGCGAAGGTTATGAGGTCAGAGTCGCTAATGATGGAATTACGGGTATGACTTTAGCACGAGAGTCCCCACCAGATTTAGCAATTTTAGACTGGATGCTTCCTGGGTTAACAGGAGTAGAATTATGTCGTCGTCTACGGGCAACCGGAAGCAAAATTCCCATAATTCTTCTAACAGCAAAAGACGAAGTTAGTGATAGAGTTGCAGGTTTGGATGCTGGTGCGGATGATTATGTTGTTAAACCTTTTAGTATTGAAGAACTTTTAGCTCGAATTCGTGCCCATTTACGTCGCGTTCAAGAGGATAATTCTGATATATTACAGTTTGAAGATTTAAAATTAAATCGTCGTACTCGTGAAGTGTTTCGCGGTGAACGTGCAATCGATTTGACAGCGAAAGAGTTTGATTTACTTGATTATTTGATGAGTTATCCTCGTCAGGTATTTAGCCGAGAACAGATTTTAGAAAAAGTCTGGGGTTATGATTTTGTGGGTGATTCAAATATTATAGAAGTTTATATCCGCTATGTACGTCTAAAATTAGAAGAAAATGGTGAAAAACGCTTAATTCAAACAGTCAGGGGTGTTGGCTATGCTTTACGTGAAAATTAA
- a CDS encoding DMT family transporter, translating to MFPLNFQFLRKIPGQFYLWFAVIIFGAANAVTRKLTEIGNQNFTNGHNPVSLCNVLFVGNLCALMVLLVVYRKECRVDKFREISHQQWLNLSLVAIMAGAIGPGLIFQSLGLTTVNNVILIGRLEPPLTLALSIWILHERVHIWEIIGGIISFIGVVLTIILPSNYQSMGEVNNYFAFGTGEILAAVAAVVLAISTIINKRKLSHISLGIYSIFRTALGTVVFFLVALIIYGHDHFMDVFSPFLWKWMLIYGSVIVVAGQSFWITGLRATTVSQALLIGSFTPVVGIIAAYFVLGESPTFGQYIGGGVILGGIFVSQVGIWRKMSLKALNSSVDSTQKLGQIESKTGFKGM from the coding sequence ATGTTTCCACTAAATTTTCAATTTTTACGCAAAATACCGGGACAATTTTATCTGTGGTTTGCAGTTATTATATTTGGTGCTGCCAATGCGGTGACGCGTAAACTAACAGAGATTGGGAATCAAAATTTTACAAATGGTCATAATCCAGTTTCACTATGCAATGTTTTATTTGTGGGCAATCTTTGTGCCTTGATGGTGTTGCTAGTTGTTTATCGCAAGGAGTGTAGGGTCGATAAATTCCGAGAAATTTCTCATCAGCAATGGCTAAATTTGAGTTTGGTGGCAATTATGGCTGGTGCTATTGGTCCAGGTTTAATTTTTCAATCTCTGGGTTTAACTACTGTTAATAATGTTATTCTGATTGGTCGTTTAGAGCCTCCCTTAACTTTAGCTTTATCCATCTGGATATTGCATGAGCGAGTTCATATTTGGGAAATTATTGGAGGAATTATTTCATTTATTGGTGTTGTTCTTACCATTATTTTGCCGTCTAATTATCAAAGTATGGGTGAAGTTAATAATTATTTTGCTTTTGGAACTGGAGAAATTTTAGCAGCAGTTGCGGCTGTAGTTTTAGCTATTTCTACTATTATTAATAAAAGAAAATTATCACATATATCTTTGGGTATTTATAGTATTTTCCGTACTGCATTGGGGACAGTGGTCTTTTTCCTTGTTGCTTTAATTATCTATGGTCATGACCATTTTATGGATGTATTTTCACCTTTTTTGTGGAAGTGGATGTTAATTTACGGTTCAGTAATTGTAGTGGCTGGACAATCATTTTGGATTACTGGTTTAAGGGCAACAACCGTATCTCAAGCTCTATTAATTGGTTCTTTTACTCCTGTAGTGGGAATTATAGCTGCCTATTTTGTTTTGGGAGAAAGCCCAACTTTTGGACAATATATTGGTGGTGGGGTAATTTTAGGAGGAATTTTCGTAAGTCAAGTGGGAATTTGGCGAAAAATGTCTTTGAAAGCTCTAAATTCAAGTGTTGATTCAACTCAAAAATTAGGGCAAATAGAAAGTAAAACTGGATTCAAAGGAATGTAA
- a CDS encoding ABC transporter ATP-binding protein: MAKVVLENIYKSFPHRSGEGVAKSTNQGDATQAEGVSILRRINLTVADGEFMVLVGPSGCGKSTLLRLIAGLETITGGNIWIGDRLINELPPKQRDIAMVFQNYALYPHMTVYDNIAFGLRRRDLQEPKPENSPLNRFTQNTLTGLTKKLPKGLRYISADERNIRERVKNVAQLLQMEALLNRLPKQLSGGQRQRVALGRAIARNPQVFLMDEPLSNLDAKLRTETRAQIVKLQRQLGTTTIYVTHDQTEAMTMGDRIAILNQGQLQQVAPPLELYNHPTNLFVAQFIGSPAMNLIPVEFHAPHIITSGDFRMTIPEIWGNTLQKYDGRTLILGIRPEHFTVSLPATKNFPVKIELVENLGNDTYLSVSLILPGRQTHPLGSDTIQIRVPPERHYRMGEEIWLSLTPDKLYFFDAETELAIYPKIPIMLPFEK; encoded by the coding sequence GTGGCGAAAGTTGTTTTAGAAAATATTTACAAAAGTTTTCCCCATCGTTCAGGGGAAGGTGTGGCAAAATCGACAAATCAGGGAGATGCTACGCAAGCAGAAGGTGTAAGCATTTTGAGACGAATTAACCTGACAGTAGCAGATGGTGAGTTTATGGTGTTGGTGGGACCATCAGGTTGTGGAAAAAGTACCCTGTTGAGATTAATTGCTGGGTTGGAGACGATTACAGGCGGTAATATTTGGATAGGCGATCGCTTAATTAATGAACTGCCTCCAAAACAACGGGATATTGCCATGGTGTTTCAAAATTACGCCCTCTATCCCCACATGACGGTGTATGATAACATCGCTTTTGGTTTGCGAAGAAGAGATTTACAAGAGCCAAAACCAGAAAATTCTCCCCTAAATCGTTTCACCCAAAATACACTGACAGGATTAACTAAAAAGTTACCGAAAGGACTACGTTATATATCCGCAGACGAGCGGAATATTCGTGAGAGGGTAAAGAATGTAGCCCAATTGTTGCAAATGGAAGCACTGTTAAATCGGCTACCAAAGCAATTATCAGGTGGTCAACGTCAAAGGGTTGCGTTAGGAAGAGCGATCGCGCGCAATCCCCAAGTATTCTTAATGGATGAACCTTTATCTAACTTGGATGCGAAGTTACGCACCGAAACCCGCGCTCAAATCGTCAAATTGCAACGTCAGTTAGGAACCACAACTATCTACGTTACCCACGACCAAACTGAAGCGATGACAATGGGCGATCGCATTGCCATTTTAAACCAAGGACAACTCCAACAAGTTGCACCACCCCTCGAACTTTATAACCATCCCACAAACTTGTTTGTTGCCCAATTTATCGGTTCCCCAGCCATGAATTTAATTCCTGTGGAGTTTCATGCACCCCACATCATCACCAGCGGCGATTTTCGCATGACTATACCAGAAATTTGGGGTAACACATTGCAAAAATATGATGGACGTACCCTAATTTTGGGCATTCGTCCCGAACATTTTACAGTCAGTTTGCCAGCAACTAAAAATTTCCCCGTCAAAATCGAACTTGTTGAAAACTTGGGGAATGATACTTATTTATCTGTCAGTTTGATTTTACCTGGTCGTCAAACACATCCTTTAGGTAGCGACACCATCCAAATTCGGGTACCACCTGAACGTCATTATCGAATGGGTGAAGAAATTTGGCTATCACTAACACCCGACAAACTTTATTTTTTTGATGCGGAAACAGAGTTAGCAATATACCCAAAGATTCCCATAATGCTACCATTTGAAAAATAG
- the tnpB gene encoding IS200/IS605 family element RNA-guided endonuclease TnpB, whose protein sequence is MQKAFKIALIPSHNQEVLINKTIGCARFVYNRFLALRKELYATEQKTLNYNTCSQELTLLKKEIEWLKEVDKFALQNSLKNLEAAYKNFFTDLKKSKKKKGVGFPKFKKKYGCKQSYKTNLTNGNIQIIENRLKLPKLGWIKFYKSQDITGKLVNVTVTRTSSGKYIASILCETEIEKYPHVTQNIGLDLGIKSYLVTSEGEVIENPKYYRLQLKKLRKANKKLSRSTKGSSNRVKAKIKLARIYERITNLRDDFLHKLSTRLIKENSIICIEDLRVVNMVKNHKLALSISDASWSKFVTMLEYKALWHDRIVQKVGTFYPSSQTCNCCGLINPLVKDLKLREWSCPSCNSYNLRDKNAALNILSEGLRLLTAVGTPEVIKNACGELVSPEVIPAQFDEAGIA, encoded by the coding sequence ATGCAGAAAGCGTTTAAAATTGCACTTATTCCTAGCCACAACCAAGAAGTCTTAATTAACAAGACGATAGGTTGTGCTAGATTTGTGTACAACCGTTTTCTGGCATTAAGGAAAGAGTTATATGCGACTGAGCAGAAAACCTTAAACTACAATACTTGTAGCCAAGAGTTAACTCTTCTCAAGAAAGAGATTGAATGGTTAAAGGAAGTAGATAAATTTGCTCTGCAAAACTCGCTCAAAAATTTAGAGGCAGCGTACAAAAACTTTTTCACTGACTTGAAGAAGTCTAAAAAGAAGAAAGGTGTAGGCTTCCCCAAATTCAAAAAGAAGTACGGTTGCAAGCAATCTTACAAGACGAATCTTACCAATGGAAACATTCAAATTATAGAGAATCGTTTAAAACTCCCCAAATTAGGATGGATAAAGTTTTATAAATCACAAGATATTACTGGAAAGCTTGTCAACGTTACCGTTACTCGGACTTCTTCTGGTAAATATATTGCTAGTATCCTCTGTGAAACTGAGATAGAAAAATATCCTCATGTCACCCAAAATATTGGTTTAGACTTGGGGATTAAATCTTATCTGGTTACTAGCGAAGGTGAAGTTATAGAAAATCCTAAATATTATCGACTTCAATTAAAGAAGTTACGCAAAGCAAATAAAAAGTTATCCCGTAGTACAAAAGGTAGTAGCAATAGAGTCAAAGCGAAAATCAAGCTGGCTCGAATCTACGAACGGATTACCAATTTGAGAGATGACTTTCTGCACAAGTTGTCAACTCGTCTAATCAAGGAAAACAGTATTATCTGTATTGAAGATTTACGAGTCGTTAACATGGTAAAGAATCACAAACTAGCATTGAGTATTTCAGATGCTAGTTGGTCTAAATTTGTTACCATGTTGGAATATAAAGCTTTGTGGCATGACAGGATTGTGCAAAAAGTTGGTACATTTTACCCCTCATCTCAGACTTGTAACTGCTGCGGCTTGATCAACCCATTAGTTAAAGATTTAAAGTTACGTGAATGGTCTTGTCCTAGTTGCAATAGTTACAACTTAAGGGATAAAAACGCAGCACTTAATATATTAAGTGAGGGTTTGAGATTATTAACCGCCGTCGGTACGCCGGAGGTTATAAAAAACGCCTGTGGAGAACTTGTAAGTCCTGAAGTAATTCCGGCGCAGTTCGATGAAGCAGGAATCGCGTGA